From a single Raphanus sativus cultivar WK10039 chromosome 3, ASM80110v3, whole genome shotgun sequence genomic region:
- the LOC108844698 gene encoding uncharacterized protein LOC108844698 yields the protein MSRPIMLVFLLVILIVTSQFEWRQPLLELDAAPSLSQKHQQIAKREDAVKEKIILSQERHIQRLNELVRTLQMQLLRCKGQENQTRNATETSRLSKQQFIELERKHIVED from the exons ATGTCGAGGCCGATCATGCTTGTCTTTCTACTGGTTATACTTATAGTCACTTCTCAGTTTGAATGGAGGCAACCGCTACTTGAGCTTGATGCTGCTCCTAGCTTGTCTCAGAAACACCAGCAGATTGCAAAGAGGGAAGATGCTGTCAAAGAGAAG ATCATCTTGTCACAAGAGAGACATATCCAGAGGCTAAATGAGCTTGTACGAACTCTTCAAATGCAGTTGCTGCGTTGCAAAGGACAAGAGAACCAGACAAGAAACGCCACTGAAACCTCCCGTCTCAGCAAGCAGCAGTTCATTGAGCTCGAGAGGAAACACATTGTGGAAGACTAG